The DNA region ATCGTTACGTGCTGACCACCCGCATTTCCGCCCCGGAGATTTATCGCCGGGGCCAGACGTTTCATTCCTCGCCGCATCCGGCCGGCGCGGGGCGCGGCGGCGCAGCGAACGTTTCCGCGGTGCGCGTCGTCCTGGAAGTGCACGACATCGATCCCAACAATCCGCCCACCATCGTGGCGGCATCCACGGTGCTATTCGACGACTCCCTGCCCGCCGCGCCGGATTACTGCGCCTACGCGCTGATGAATAGCGCGGCCGGCGCAGGGCTGCATGCGTCGGTCGCTTTCACCCGCATCTTGCGCGCGGTCGATGCCGAGGTCCGAAGCTGCAAGCTGGCAGGCAGTTATCGTACCCGGCTCGTGGGCGCGCTCTCCGACGGCGCCGAGTGCGGCGTCTACAGCACGGGGGAACTCTCGTTCTTCTCCGCCAATGTGCCGGCCGCGAACGAGAAGATCATCGTCAGCTACCGCTCGTCGGGACGTGCCGTCGCGCGCGTTTGTGATCCCGCCAGCATCGCCGCCAACACCGCGGGGACGGACGACGGCGTGCGCGGGCAGGTAATCTCGTTGGCCGCTCCGCCCGCCCGTACCACCGATGATTGCGAACAGGCCGCGCTGGCGTTTCTCGACGACAGCACGCTGCCGGCCTGGTCGGGCGAGTATGCCGCCTGGAGCGGCTTCCTCCCGGGCGGCGCGTCCGACGTTGTGCCCGGCGATGCGCTTGCCGTCAACGTCCCTTCGCGTGCGGCTAATTTCCGCGCGATCGTGCGCGAGGTAGAGATCGAGGCCACTGACCTCGCCGGCGACAACGCCCGCTACGTCATCAAGTTTGCCAACGACTCCGCCGCGCCCCTCGCCTTCGAATTCGGGACGGCCGCCAACGCCGCCGTTCCCGAACAAGCTGCAACCGCCCCCGCCAATGGCGCCCTGCTACCGCCGCTGACCGAGGCCGAGGTGATTGACGTCACTTCGACCTCGGTCATGATCGACACGCATGCCGATCCGCCCCCCGGGGGCGGGCTCGAAGTGCGCCGCAGCGATGCCGGCTGGGGCCCCGACAACGACCGCAACCTCATCGGCCGCTATACCGGCCAAATCGCGTACCTGGCGCGCCTTTCGCGCGTGCAGGACTTTTATCTCCGTCCCTACGACGGCTCGGCGCCGCCGCGCTACTCGCGCGACTCCGTGCTGCTGCACGTGGACTATCCCTTGTAGCTTTCGGCCCGACACTTACCCACAGGACTCATGTATGCATGAAATCGTCGTAACCGATTTCGAGCGCCAGGTGCTGGCAGACCTTGCCGAAATCAAAACCAACATGCGATGGCTGCTGGGCAACGGCAAGCCCGGCTGCATCCAGGAACTTACCGCCCGCGTGGAACGCCACGAGCGCGTTGTGCAGCGTTTCACCGGCATCGGTGGCCTGCTTGCCGGCCTGCTCACGCTGCTTCACGTCGGCCTGACTTATTTCCGGATGCGGTGACCCGATGACCAAGGAAGAATTTCTGGCTGCCGCCACCCGCGCAGCCCTCGCCTGCTCTCGCACCAGCCGATTTCCGCCCGGGATCACTGTCGCGCAAGCAGCCCTGGAGAGCAACTGGGGACAGTCCCGGCTCAGCCGGGATGCCCACAACTACTTCGGCATCAAAGCGCACGGCGATCACGCGCGCGTCGCTTACCCGACGCTGGAACATGTGAACGGCCGCGATGTGCGCGTCAGCGCGGAATTCGCGCGCTACGACTCGATGGAAGATTGTTTTGCGGACCGCGACCGCCTCATCGCTACGGCGCAGTGCTACGCCGGAGCCCGCGCCTGCGGCGGCGATCCGGAAGCCTTCGCGCGTGCCCTGGCCGCTCACTGGGCCACGGACTCCCATTACGCGGACAAACTGCTGCGCGTGTACCGAGACAACCGCCTTAACGAACTTGATTCCAGATCGCCCGATCACCCGATCACCGGGTCACCCAATTCCACAACACCCGATTCTTCATGCAAGGAGCAACCATGAATTTCCTGGCAACTCTTCTGCGCGGTATCGCCTTCGTGCCCGCTGTCGTGCAAGGCGTGGAAAGCCTGTTTGGCAGCAAAGCGGGCAGCGACAAGAAGGAAGCCGCGCTCAACTTCGTGGCCTCGGCGCTCGCCATCACCGAAGCCGTGAGCAAGAAAGACATTGTCGACGTGGAGAACTTCCGCGGCGGTCTCGGCCAGATCATCGACGGCACCGTGCAGTGCCTGAACGCCTCCGCTTGGGCGAAAACGAAATAGTCTTCAGTCTTCAGTGTCCAGTCGTCAGTCTTCAGGCCACTTCTCGGGCGGTCTTTTTTCGCTGACGACTGACGACTGGCGACCGAAGACTGAGGACTGGCGCCTACCCCAGCGGCTCGTTCCAGTTTTCCAGGTACCTGGCTACGTCGCGCAGGAACTGGTCGCCCACCGCGCCGTCGATCACGCGGTGATCGTAGCCGAGAATGATGTGGCAGATGGATCGTATCGCGATGGAATCGCCGGCGTTCTCGTCGCTGATCACCACCGGTTGTTTCTTGATCGAGCCGACGCCCAGAATCGCTACCTGCGGTTGCATGATGATGGGCAATCCGAACATCTGCCCGTAGCTGCCGGGATTGGTGACCGTAAAGGTGCCGCCCGCGACCTCATCGGGCAGCAGCTTCTTGCTGCGCGCGCGCTCGGCGAGATCGATGATCGCCCGCTGGATGCCGAGAAAATTCAGTTCCTCGGCGCGCTTGATCACCGGCACGATCAGCCCCCAATCCAGCGCCACCGCGATGCCGAGGTTCACGTTGCGGTGGTAATGGAGGTTGTCGCCCTCGACCGACGCGTTGACGATCGGCCAGTTGCGGATGCTTTCGATGGCTGCCCGGCAGAAGAACGGCATCATCGTCAGCCGCGTGCCCGTGCGC from Terriglobia bacterium includes:
- a CDS encoding glucosaminidase domain-containing protein, with amino-acid sequence MTKEEFLAAATRAALACSRTSRFPPGITVAQAALESNWGQSRLSRDAHNYFGIKAHGDHARVAYPTLEHVNGRDVRVSAEFARYDSMEDCFADRDRLIATAQCYAGARACGGDPEAFARALAAHWATDSHYADKLLRVYRDNRLNELDSRSPDHPITGSPNSTTPDSSCKEQP